aaaaaaaaagattcgggGTAAAATGTGAAGTAAAGTAGTTATAACTCAAAGACTAGACAAGGGGGCAGGGATCTGCTTCTGAGTCCTCAAGTCACCCCACATCCCTTTCCCTTCCAGAGTATTTGGTGTTTGCTTAGAGACCAACACTTTTCCATAGGTTTCATCAAATGTCTTTCACTGGGAAATTCCACCATCTCAGGACAGATTTCCCGGCTTGTCATCTACAAGGGCATCCTAAGTCCCGGAAGCAGCTTAGTCTAGCTGATTCCACAAGGAATCTGGCATGCACAGATGAGGAAGGGCAATGGGGAGCATCTCAGTTTTGTGGCATGTACTTCAGGCTGTGCTCACTTACATCCAGCCCTTGAGGTATAGTTAAGAGATGGTTCATATGGTGTATCATTTTATAAAACTAATtgcaaaattcttttaaaattaaaaataagagttgAGTACCCTACGTCCAACATACAACTAGCACTCTCCCTCACAGAAGAAGAGAATCACTTGATTAAAATTGCCAAAGTAACAAATATAAGGAGGAAGTCTCCATCATATAAGCTGAGGCATGGTTAGCACTAGACACCACAAAGGTTGAGCAATGTGTGCCAGAAATAACCCACAGGGGAGCACGAATACTTGCAAAGTAATTGAGAGGACGTCTGCCAATTGGCCTTAAGACAATTCAGTTGGCATGGTTAGTGAGTAGATGGGGCAGGGTAGAGGTGGAGGAAGCTCACAAATGAACTTGGCCATCGTGAGGAGTTCTTGAAGGAGATGCGAGGTACATGAGATTCACGGGACGTGTTTTCACCTTTTACGTTTGACATTTTCCAAGTCCTGTATACATAGCAAACAGTGTGGTGGGTGGGGAAGGTGGTAAGATAACAGCAAAGAGAAGCACCCGGCACAAAGCAGATCCTTTTAGTACAAACGCAAAATAGATACTACAGAATTGCACAAAGCAGATCCTTTTAGTACAAATGCAAAATAGAATTTTGAGAGCAAAACAATCGTTAGAATTAAAACCAAAATATAGTCGCCATGGATGGTACTTGCTTCAAATGGGAACTCAGAACTCTTCGGTTTCACTGATAGGTATTGACAGGCAATGACTAGAATGCTGGTGCTTAAGAAAGTTGATCAAGTCCCCACTTGAAAAATAAAGTGCCTTTATGAACTGAAAAGACAGATTTGGGGGGGAAAGCATGTAGTTAAACCCATCAAAAGCAGCAACAAATCACAGCTTAAAAAACAAAgggagcaatttttaaaaaagctaaaatgCAAATGAGTGAATTAGAAAGGGGTGGGGTCCTAGCCAAGAGTAATAAAGAAAGGCAGAATACACAAACTATGGCCGAGAATGGAGATAGAGCTGCGAGTACTCATTAGATGGTTTCTAGAAAAATTTAATTGTCCCAAATCTACAGCAGACAAGATAGAGTATTAGAGCAAGCCAGTGCCCatccaggaaagagaaaacaccCAGAGATCACACGATCCTTCCTGCCCCCTACACATACATTATCAGCCCTGGATGGAAGTGATTCCCATCAAATGccaaaggaatagaaaagaaactaagatattTAGAACACAACAACCAGGACTTTTCAAACCATTACAAACAAGATGGAACCCTGAGGAGTTGTGAAGACAAGCATTTTGTGTTATATAAAGTCATTttctctgcactcaggaggcctACCCTGCCCTACAAAGAGCACCAGTGGGGGGCTGAAATCCAGGCTAATACCAGACCCACCATGCTGCCTTTGTTTCCCCCACATGCCCTGTACCTGTGCATGAAGCTACAGCATTAATGTGCTCTCAGGTGCCTACTCTGGTGTCCTTgtcactgttcttttcttttggggggcctccATTGCACAGGACCTTTGATAATGTACCAGCCAGTTTGATTCCGTGACTAATGGGCAGGCAGTCTACACGACACGGATATGCTGATTCGGGTcctggagagacagaaggggacTCTGGGAGATTCCACTGTGCTGTTTGGGATGGCATGCGATTTAAAAAGTGATGGATTGTTTGTTCCTGAAATTTCTGCGCATTATTTTGGGGGCTGTTGTTGGAGACAAGTAACCAAAACTAGGGTGAAGTCAAATCACTGAGAAGGGGGGACAATTGTACATTTTGATATtagagggcctggagaggtggctaagtggttcagagtacttgctgctcttttagaggaccagagttcagctcccaTTGCTTCCATCCTCAGGAGGCTCACagtcatctttaactccagttccaggagctccaaCTACCACTTCCAGTCACAAGAAGTACCAGCACTCATacaaacccacacagagacatgtaattaaaaaaaataaaatacatccttAAAAAAAGGATTCCTTTGTTAATGAGGAGATCCTTTTTGAGAAAAATTATTGGCTTTTGTATAAAGGACAAAACTACTCTCCAACACTTGGGACAGGCGTGGACCGGGTGGCATGGGGTGTTTTAATGCCATTTGATAGCACTATTATAATAGTGATTATGACTTTGTAATTCACCTACAGAAAGCACTGATGTTGAGTAGTGTAGATGGATGACAGTAGCTAACAGAGCCTTTATTCTGTGTTGGGAGCATTTCAGAGCTCTTGAGGTATATTAATTGCCACAAAAACTGTATGACGGGCAATATGATTGTTCTGAGGTCCATACTCAAGGAATGCAACTGCCAACAGGCTTTCTGGAAGTTAGGGAGCTGGAACTGCAACCAGCCAGGGAAGTCAGAACCCTGACTGGGTGCTTCTTCAGTTCTTGGGGTCCAAAAGGGGACTTGGCTTCTTTACTCTCCCCAGATTCAACAATTTCTGCTTTCCACAGGGACCTGATGCCCAAAACCCTGGAGGGACAGATCACCATGGAGAAGACGCCCAGCTACTTCGTGACCCGGGAGGCACCCGCGCGCATCTCCGCCATGTCCAAGGACACCAAGCTCATCGTGGTGGTGCGCGACCCGGTGACCAGGGCCATCTCGGACTACACGCAGACGCTGTCCAAGCGGCCGGACATCCCCAGCTTCGAGAGCCTGACGTTCCGCAACCGCAGCGCGGGCCTCATCGACACGTCCTGGAGCGCCATCCAGATCGGCCTGTATGCCAAGCACCTGGAGCCCTGGCTGCGCCACTTCCCGCTGGGCCAGATGCTCTTCGTGAGCGGGGAGCGGCTGGTGAGCGACCCCGCGGGGGAGCTGCGCCGCGTGCAGGATTTCCTGGGCCTCAAGCGCATCATCACCGACAAGCACTTCTACTTCAACCAGACCAAGGGCTTCCCGTGCCTCAAGAAGGCGGAGGGCAGCGGCAAGCCCCACTGCCTGGGAAAGACCAAGGGTCGCGCGCACCCCGCCATCGCCCGCGAGGTGCTGCGGCAGCTGCGTGACTTTTACCGGCCCTTCAACCGCAAGTTCTACCAGATGACCGGCCGCGACTTCGGCTGGGATGGATAgcagatataatttaaaaagaaaaaaaatatcaaaatataatatatttttttaccaGTCGGTAGAGgaaagacattttaatatttgtgtatTAAGTATGTGttgcagtagttttttttttctcctgtccccaTGGATAACCAGCATCAAACTTGCGCATGGCAGAAAAGGAGATTTCATGTATCTAAGCCCCTCCCatcttcagtttgtttatgttctGAACACTCATTCGCAAAGGATAAGCACCGGTCCCCGCTAAACCTTTTAAGAAAATCCCCAGGGCAAACCTCCCTTCTGTTAGGTACAGAAACCTGACGGAATTGAGACCTGGCTTTCCATTTCGCTCTCTTTCTCTTGTACCACTTTTTCTCATAAGTCATTTCTCAGTTAATGATACTCTGTGTATGCACAGGGCAGTTTTCAATTGTCGCTTTGATCCTTACACTACTGCTGCAAGTTTGTGGTGCATTTATAGAGACCATCATTTTCTATTTTAGAGGTAAGGGAAACAGTCTCAGGGAGGTTGAAAGACGTATCTTAAAGCCAGCGGGATGGTGGATCCTGTCTGCcactttttctctattttatgactggggtagggggtggggcttAGACACCTGGGGCTTTAGAAGCTCTGGGGTGACCCCAAAAGGGCAGAGCGTGTTTGTTACTGccatctgagttccaggctgccCTATGGAACACACAGCCTCATTACATAGCCGTATTCATGGAAGTCACTGAGATGGGGACACAAGCTCTCTGGGGAGCCCCTCTTGCCTCTTGGCTGATCAAAGCATGCTGAGCCAAGGAAATCTGACCCATGGGTGGTCATCTGAGTTCCAGAGAAATCACCGAATTCTCCTATTGAGGGAAGATGGGCAGAAACAACGAGGAGTGTAGCAGAGTGCCACTCTCcttgtttttgaaagaaaatctCCCTTCCTTTGTAGTACCTCATCTCCGACCATGGTTAAGAAGTCTTTCTGGCTCCCCCCAGTTTTCACAGACCTGCCACTCAGTCACTTTACCCGCCTCCGCATTTCCTGCTCACATGAGTTATAACCTAATGCTCATTCATGATTGGAAAACATTCTAAGAAACACAGTTGCGGACGCAACCCCACCCCTTCTTGCCCATCCCCTGTCTAAATGGCTCAAATGAATCAATAGTGTATTGAGAGGACTCCTTGCTCTCTGAGTGGGTATTAACGAGATTAGCATTAATGGGAATTAAATTGCTTTAGCGAGGAGCACATATGCACTGAACATATAAAGCATTCATAATTACTCCGTCAGCAACATTCTACCACAGGTTTAAGACCAAGAAGAAAATGCTTGCTGTTCCATCAATATTTTATCTACTAAAATTTAAAGGGCCGGATACTCTAGTCTACTAAAGTAAAAGTCTGCTTTTCTCTGCTGTCAATCAAGAGAAGCTAAGTTGTTTTTCAATATGCTGGGTGACTGTTAAGTTTGTCATAGGTGCCCCATCAGGGGTGTCCATGTCTCTTCAGAAAACGAATATGGGGTTGAAAGGAAGTGAGAACGTTCTTTTAACTTTCTACATGTTTTGTCATCTTCAGGTTCATTTGTTAACGTCCCGTTTATGGGATGTAAGCCCCAAACTCAGGTCACTTTTTCCGCTTGGTCTCCTTCACTTCCGTGCCCTCAGCCTTCAGCGGCACAGTCTGTTTTCAGTGGACGTGCGTCCTCACCAGCAGCCACGAGAGACTCATGTTAAGCTCTGCTCATCTTTGAATTTGTTACGTTTGTGCTTCTGAATCTTTTGTAttcctctccctgcctgccatTATGCAAAAGCGGCTTGCACAAAACCAGAATTGTATCTAACAGCTGCACTCAGTAACCTTCCTCTTTTCCCAGGGAAGGgataataaaagaacaaaatccgAGTGCAAAGGATCTCTGGCTTGTAGCTGTTTTTGTTcggataatttaagttaggaaTCAATGAAAAAGAGTCTTCCGGGCAAACTTTCAAACTTGTGAGTGTCCCTAAAGGTGTCTGAAGTTTTGAATCTTGGGCTAATGGATGATGAACAAGACTGGGGTTCTCTCGGTTTCACTGAAGACATGGGGCAGAATGCTTCTGCCTTCAGTGGAGAGCGCACTCCTGCTGTGAATGGAATTGGCTCTCATTTATGCTGTCCATTTAGCTACACCAAACAATAGGCTTTGATCTCAGGTGGAACAGGAGGGCCCTCCTTCCTTAAGCTGTCTTCTGTGAAGCCATGCTCACCACCCCGTGCTTTTCTTTGGGCTGGGACATTATCAGGGACAGCAGCTTCAGGATGACCCCTTAGCTTCTGGACCATGGGTACAGCATCTGAGAGTATCACTCAGCACCTGAGatccattgattttattttagtatctGGGCATCAATAGGCTTCTAGAAAATAGATGTTTATTATTCTACAAGGATTAATCACACTCTAATTTTCTTATGTTTGTAGCATCTTCAACCATAAAATAAACTTCAGTGACTGTGTGGCTCGAATCTCCAGCTTGCATTCCACTGGAGGGCTTAAAAACACAGACATGCCGGTAAAggcccaaccccctccccccattttacAGCTGCAAATGGGAGGGCTTtctcctagcatcctcctctgtTCTGCCAGCTGAGCCATACCAAACTTGTCACCCACAAATGGGTCTGGGTCTGTAAAATAGTCATGCTTTATAGTCACAGAGCAGACTACCCCGTCAGCAGCTGAAAGCcattactgctcttccagaggaacagaGCTCAGTTCTTAGCACTCACATTGGAAAATTACAACTGCCCATGAATCCAGTCCTGGTGATCCAATGACTTCTTCTAGCCTCTAGAAGCACTacaagtgcacatgcatgcacacgctcACACGTGTGcacgtacaacacacacacacacacacacacacacacacacacacacacgcatgcatacttGAAAAATTTTTTGCAAAATACGGTAACCTACCATCTCATATAAACAGCAGCTTTCCAATCTCATTCACATTGCCTTACAGGTGGAGGAAGTTAAGATTTAAGAGTGTGGTCCTTAATAAAAGATAACTTTCCATCCTACGGAAATGTCGAGACGCCTTTTTGGTGTCCCCAGAGATAAGAGCTCCTGATCTCTTAAAAGCCAATGCCTTGACTGCTACCAAATATTCTGTGCTACCCAGATGAACCTCCAAGACAAAACAATAGTGTCGATCAAGATGTCAATCATGCTGAAGTTCCTGGCTTAAAATGAAATCAATCAGTCCTAAGGCCAGTGTGTATCTACGAATAAAAGGCACACTTGTATTGACACTTGGCTAATATCCTCTCAGCCACTATTCCATTGGAACTTGTAGTGAGGACATCCATGTTTGATGTCCTTTGCCAAGAGAAGtactaaagagaaaaatatcaggCTTTTCTAGTTACAGTTTCGGGAGCAGCTCCTAATGGATGGATAAAGATATTTCCATGAAGCAGGATCAGTAAACTTCAGGTGGGAAAATAATGACCCAACAAAATAGGCACTCTCAAGGTCAAATATTGTAGTTTC
This Peromyscus maniculatus bairdii isolate BWxNUB_F1_BW_parent chromosome 8, HU_Pman_BW_mat_3.1, whole genome shotgun sequence DNA region includes the following protein-coding sequences:
- the Hs3st3a1 gene encoding heparan sulfate glucosamine 3-O-sulfotransferase 3A1, with amino-acid sequence MAPSGPAGAQPSPAEPLSRSIFRKFLLMLCSLLTSLYVFYCLAERCQPGSGPVAGVPGRGVPAGPRELAAWPAGAQRKRLLQLRQRRRRGRPGPGDSGDQDEQSPGLAAAPGGSGAGSSVVEAQSGTLALLLDEGSKQLPQAIIIGVKKGGTRALLEFLRVHPDVRAVGAEPHFFDRSYHKGLAWYRDLMPKTLEGQITMEKTPSYFVTREAPARISAMSKDTKLIVVVRDPVTRAISDYTQTLSKRPDIPSFESLTFRNRSAGLIDTSWSAIQIGLYAKHLEPWLRHFPLGQMLFVSGERLVSDPAGELRRVQDFLGLKRIITDKHFYFNQTKGFPCLKKAEGSGKPHCLGKTKGRAHPAIAREVLRQLRDFYRPFNRKFYQMTGRDFGWDG